ttcaataaaaattacgtttttaaacaaaaattatctttttaagcaaaaagtaaattttagacaaaaagtaccttttaaaaaagaagTATGAAATTGCcgaatttttattaacaaatctcAATATTTGAAGTGTATTGTGTAAAGTACACATACAAATTTCTATCATGAttagaaattttaatgattttcttttcgaaacaagatataaaataacaccttcgtaaaatttcattcattaaagaaattaatttctTCAAAAACACACTATTTACACTTTTTCTACTATTTGTAAAAACTCTCATGAATTTTTTCCTAGTCAGCAATATCTAATTTGTATTTTCCACAAGTCAAATGAATGGATTCAAATCTAGCAACTCCCAAAATTTGGCTTCATTTTTGGTGATTTCTTGCATGTTTGGTAATGCCGTGGTCGGTAATGctgtaccaaaaaaaatatatttaccaaTGAAATACTTGTTGTTTTATCTTGCAGAATTATTACCCCTCCACCTGTTTATAGATTCTACAAAACCTATTTCAGTTTATGCTAATTTctaaagcattttttttttgtccatcTTACTTTATTTACATTTGCTTATTCTGCttaaaattgaaatgtttatatttaaacttcAACAGGAATgtggaaaaaaatcatttgcaacatttatcacatggctgtgtgtttttttcatcTTCTGCTCATGTAATACAAGTggatattaaattttcaattgcattttaatagataaacgaatttaaaaaaagctattaatttgattttaaataaattcttgaatttagtttaaacaaaaattagagcAGAAATCTCCAATTActcagaaattccaaaaaaaaaaagaagtatttaACGCCCACTTTATTTGAAAACTAGTATTTGTAGCTAAATTTAGCTAAATGATGGAggtttttaaagctaaaaaaatGCAGTGACACCACAAGTaggtaaaacattaaaaatattgttgttatacatttttgagaaaatatgttaaacattttatttccttttttgtcAAAACTTATTCTTTTCTCTAACTcaacttaataaaaatattgaattttaatgattttcataATTAGTCCGATAATACAGGAATTATATCTTAGGATATCCTTACCATACTTTGTGCAATATTATTGCAAACTGCATTACCCATACatgtttacaacaacaaaaaatgtaaacattacTTGTAGATAATGTGGGTAACACAGTGACGATGCTTAGTTGTCAAATTCCttactcttgcaacaacaaaatacatgctagtcaatgtattttgttgttgtttgacaAATCAGAGTGTCTTCTGTCCATGTGTATGTGATTTTATTAAACCACTGCAAAGTTGACCAATAGTATTGCAAGCTTTACATTTTTCCAGgctttacattaaatcaaaacGTCGCCAATGATCAGCTAGAAATTAATTCTAGTTCtgtaacaacttttttataatttcaattgtAATATTAGTAATTTTCAATTCgttgaattaaaaattactaaaactTGTAATCAGAGTTCTCACTTTCATCATATTCTCATATATTCAATTTTTTAGTTACCAGATACCAGAGAAATTAACTCTTtagttgtaaaaaataaatcaccCAAAACAATcggttttaaactaattttttttacatggtTTGTtggtattgttacgaaattgtactttaattcaaatataacgattttaacggctgatttaaagtagcataatgctttcaaatagcagtgcccaaactttaacatatctgtgggcattattaacattgaataaatgctttcagttgaccattgatcgtaagtatggcaacgctgtttgctgcgatcgtatattcgaattcgaatattcagttaaagaacattgtagaaatagagttttctagatggtaatgcagtgttataaatagtggcagaggttgcagtcgtgagtgagttgatcagagacgcttatagaataaacatcaactgagttccttaaagtgtgttgtatttttcaagtgaatttgtgtacattataaagtgtgtctgtatttctgcgaatttataaacgtgtataaaaaacattgagtggctatttaattctgttgttgttgtacattttaaataaataaagagttgttataattttcaaactactaaacggattttatttgcaatcaatagtatccggtttattttaaggaaataaaccaacgttttgaaaaggttaaaacgtaacagtatgaTAACATTTATcagtttcttaataaatatgataggatacaattaaatttaaatgtacttAAACTAAATAACTATTACTACTTTATTCACatgtatattgttacgtttttaccttttaaaaacggtggttaatttcctttaaataaaccagattctttaaaattgtaacaactctttattcaaattttcacaacaatttaaatagtcattttcttttaatacacacactttaaaaCACACAgtggtaatgcagttgatgttaagtCTGACAGCGCCTACAATACTGACTGCAACTTGCTGTTAAGCCGTGTGTCCATTACCAAGTTTTCTTGCGGAAATTACAATACAGAAGAGACTTCCAGAAGTTTTTGTCGTGTAAACACGTATTAgaagcagagacctgcgccgaacggctgtaattatttagaaataattttgagTAGTTACTTTTTAGTCGGCTGACAGCGAGCTAACCGCCGCCGTGAAATTTAGTCGGCGCAGGTTACTGATTAGAAGTCGACTTTCAAAAGTTACTTGCAGCaattatgtggaaatacgtGTTTGTTGCTTGCTggaagtaaaaaatttaaaatatttttttaaaataaaatttttttttagtatttaacttgtatagttttatttatataaattaactgaaaaacaaacaacataattaattatattctgaaaaaaatggaacaaaattaaaaatattcactatttcgctgctgacaaaacaatggaacttttaaacttctgcaagaaagaagggtaaaacgaaaataaaatttaaaagaacgatgtaaaaagcatcctgtttacagttattttattttatttttaaattctggtaatttttcacaatttctttttcaaagttaacgaaaatggctaaagttaagatttgtgatgacttaaaaaataaaataattaacgattttaaagctggtttaaaacaaaaaagtatctgtgacaaatattcaataaataaatcagcagtttcaaaaattataaagaaatttcgtgagactggttctgtaaaaactcaacatttaggtggaagacctcgtaagactactcctagacaagatatgtaatttaatagcgagagagttcaagaaattcccaaaaataactcctcgagagtttgttaatagcctaaaattagaaataagtacccgaacagttagtcgcagggcaaatgaggctggtcttggttgctatcgtcctgtgaaaaaaccactcatttctaaaaagaaccgttctgttcgtctacaatttgccagggatcatttaaactggtcgatacagaaatggaatactgtcctcttttcccacgaatccaaatacaatttaagaggcagtgatgggagaacatttgtaagacgaccaaagatccaaagtacacaaataagactgtaaagtttggcggtggcaatattatggtatggggatgtttttcagggcaaggtatgggcccaattcatattataaaagataccatgacaggtataggatacagaaccaaattaaacgatgttatgtatccatacgctgaggaaaatatgcccctagtttggagattccaacacgacaacgacccgaaacacacctctagggttgtaatcgagtggttacaatccaacgaggtacgtgtttttgaagtggcctgccctaTCGAAAGATCTGAAtaccatagaaaatctatgggaaattgtagatcgtaaaataaggagccaaaattacaccaggaaggaagatttatcggaggcggttataagggaatggcaaaatatttcaaaggagaccattgactctttaattggttcaatacatcgtcgatgtgtagcagttataaaaaataagggatacccaacaaaatattgagttattgcaaagtttagacagaccatatttgttaaaataataccaaagtttccattgttttgtcaatgccgtaataaagaaatcttttaattttgttttctcattttttgaatttaattaattatgtcctttgttttttgttaaattaagttaataaaagtatacaaataaaatactacaaaaatgttaaaattttttaaaaaattatttcagattttaggccactaatgaaatatttcttaatgtttccattgttttgtcaaccactgtatataagtttatctttctttttgtaatttctacatttttcatttccgaccctataaagtatatacatatattctggatccttatagatagcggagtcgattaagttatagccatattttaaatttttcgtaaaacttgcgattttttaaattggcgtttttgtgaaatttgaaattttttgtaaaatgtgcaattaaatgtgtatttttatgaaattgttgattttttttttcaaattataatttttttaaattggcgttttttttaaatcggtgattttttatgaaataaacgattttgtttGGAATAAAGctcaattaattttttgccgatttttcataattattttttatcttttttatcTATTTCTTTAGATTCTTACAATCATGTCAGAGAATCCGGCAAATCGAGTGATTCTAGTCTTTCCAGTATACATGGCTATCGCAGATTCAATGATGATCATATAGGAGGCGGTGGTGGTGGCTTAAATAGTTCGGGGATGGTAGGTGGAGGAGGAGTAGTAGGCACAAACGAAAGCTTACGAGTGGGTTCATTGCAAAAACATCGTAGTCGTAAAGAGGGTAGCAGTGGTGGCAGGTAAGTTTGTCTCCattacaaattcaaatttaaaattaagtatgTTGTAATGTTTATCCAATTGTGTATTGTTGTCTGAGTATTTGCATTAATGTGCGATCACGTTTGTTTGGATGGATGGATAGATAGATGGATATCATGCAAAACATAATTTAtgccattttaaatttaaaacgttATGTATCTTGTATTGTCATTTATAGTTTTGATGTGCTGCAAGAGAGTATCAGTTCGCATAATATTCCACATGTCAGCAGTAGTAGCCAGCGTCAGCATAGATCAAGCGAAATGAGTTCACCCACTATGCATACGCCACAAACGAAAAAGAAAATCTCACCGGATGCTCATCATTTGCAGCAATATCCACAAACATCGCCGTCGCCACAGCAACCCATATTTAATTCACAGCAACGTTCATTGGTAAGCGGTGGAGGCGGTAGTACTACGGGCAGTGTTGGCAGTAAGTCATCAACATCCACACGACAAACTATGGAATATGGAGGAAGTGGtaagtttgcaaattttttttttggaaattaaacctaaaaaaatctaatatttttttatttgcagatAGAGAACGCGACTTTAAGGTGTCCTTGGCTAGATCGGGCAGTTTTATGTCTTCATCCATTAATCCCTCGGCTGCTGGCCACCACAGTAAATCGTATCGCCGTTCGGCGGCCGAGACCGCCAATGGCGTGGGTGTTTCGCCTGCCAGCGCTGCTTGCATTGTGGGTGGTGGTAATGGTGGCAATGGGGGAGCGGCTAGCGATGATTCCATGCACGAGAAATACTTTAAATCCGTGGAGAATACGCCACTCTCACGCCGTCGCCACACTACCACACCCAAAGGTTCCAGTGGGGCCGCTAGCGCCAGCAGTGGCCATGGCACTGGTGGCAGTGCTGGCAGCAATATGAAACATTCTAGTGATTCATCACCCCAAAGTCCCATCAGTCCAcacagtaataaaaataaaccacttaaGGCCTCGCCCAATATTATGTCGGAACGCGGCACTCCCTTGCTACATTCACCCGGTGGTCATTCCATCTGTTCGGTGCAACAGCCACCATCGTCATCTAGTCATTCGCATCATAAACAAGATTCATCTTGTAGtttagaattattaaatttggATCGTTTGTCGTTGAGGGAGGGTGCTGGTGGTGTTGTTGGTGTCTTGGGCGAGAGAATGGGCTCCAACAAAACCACTTCGCCTCACTTGAGCGACATAACGGGACATGTAACGGCCACGAATAATATAACATCCAAGAATTTTCCTTCTTCCGACAATATTGGCCTGTTGACTCATTCTTCAAGGGGTTCGAATGATTCACGTGGCAAACACAAGTCTTCGAATACGGGTTCATGGTCACAGCCGCAGGATAATCGTTCCAGAGGTCATAATTCATTGAGTTTGGTGAGTTTGTAtggcatttaaataaattatcttAAGTTTCTCATTTACCGGCAATGGCGGggaaaaacttttgttttaaattaaatttatggacATTACAAGTTGAAAGGATGTTTAATATGTTGCCATAAATCTTACAACCtttgatttttaatgattaaCCAAGAAAAGagaaaatctatttatttttttatggctGCATTGTAAATTTTAGgttatgtttacattttttttcatataaacaaacaaatgtcGGTAATACAGTTTGTTATGATATTGCCGGGCATGGAGAAAGAAACTAAATccttttaaaacgtttttttttttaatttcaggaCAAACAATCTCGTCATTCTAACGATTATTATCATCATGATAATAAACGTAATTCTCGTAAAGCCAAAGAAAGACATCATCATTTGCATGCCGATAATAGTGATGTGGAATATGATAATGGTAATATATCGCCCTTATACAGTAACTGGGATTCGGTAAGTCTTATAGGTTCCATTAAAAATTAAGATCATtctaaatctttaattttttctacaaaataggAAATGCAGGAGCATTTATTGCCCCTCAAACACTACATAATCGAACAGGCGAAATTGTCGGGTCGTTATGTATTCGGTGATCCCATTGATTCGGATTCCTATCATTCGGACAGCCAGTCGGAGCAGTCGTTGTCGGGTCATGAGCCCGATAATGAAGATTCAGATGGCGGTTCGGATACACATGGTGGTTATTTAGAGCACAATTATGGTATGATTGAAGACTATGCAAATATGGGCGATAGTGTCTCATATTATGCCTATCAATATCCACCATATGATCCAGCTGCCAGAGAAGAAATGTAGGTGGTgctaaacaaagaaataaaaataataaattgccataaatttcaattattttaaattctttttttttacattatttttctttaaaataatggaattttttaaaatattatttttatatatttagctCGGATAACGTGGAAGCTGTTCTAGAGGGCATAGGCTCCGATGTTAACtcacaaaaatcaaaacaacctACACGCTATCAATACTACGATACTGCTACCACTCACACCCCCTCTACACTTAATCAACAACAGTCGACACATCATTTCAGTACAGCACAGCAACAGCCACATCATCTCCTTACTGCACAACAGCAGCCACAACAATTGTATTCAAATGCACCGCCACTACCGCCCGGTCATCCTTCAGCCTCTGCCTCTCATCATCACTTGCAATTGGATGGCTCGGACAAATCAAAACAATCACAAACTCTACCCTCACCCAATCGGCAAATATCACGCATTGCACAAAATTCCCAAGACAGTGGCACCGGCATTGGTGGCCGTTTGCCAATGCCACCGCCGCCACCACATCCCTATACCAAAGAAGGCGAAACAAATGTTTCGAATATGGTGGGTGGCAGTATGATGCGTCGACCATTGCCACCGCCCAATCTCAAGCCCACTATACAGCAAATCTTTCCACCCAGCGAACGGGCACCCCAGGGTCTGGGCGGTATGCCCACGTTGGCCTGCATGAAGGAATGTGATATTGAAAAGTTTGCGGCGGATAATTTAAATCTGCACTCAAAGGGTATATTTCGTAAAAAGGTAAATTTTCATTtctagtttttcattaaaatgtttagagattttaaaattgtttttttttttattaattgttctACAGTCTTCCGTACGTGACATGTTAAGTTGGACATCGGAGGCCATAAGTCGTCCCATGCTGGCTTTGTCGCGTGACAAAACCGATAAGAAAATTGCCATAGAACTGTTTAAATTGGTGCAAATCTATATGGGTGATCGTAAGGCACGAGCAGGCATGAGTTTAAATTCGGTAGCCATAGATATAATAACAGCCGCATTGCCACAGCAACAGTAAGTAAagaatttttggagaaaaactCAAAAGAAACCAAGAACTTACTCAAAAGGCGCtagttttgtttctttattaGAGCTTTCCCCTCATATCCAATCATTCCCATTTTTAACACtgaattttaataggaaaaatgggaaaagggaaaatactCCCGGGGATTTTTTTATTCAAGATGGGGctaataatttctttatatttgatGGGTTTCTGATTAATTCAGACTATTTCTGAGAAAAACCTGGAAATATTACTAGGACTGCAACTGAtcaactcaaatttattggttCTCATTGAActgaatcaaaaattttgaaatctttcaaaattttctatttcttttaatatttttcttttttctctctctctctctctctccctcTATTAAAGATTACGAGATGAATTGTATGTACAATTATGCCGCCAGACCACAGAAAATCCCAAACGGGACTCTTTAATTCGTGGTTGGGAACTAATGGCCATTTGTTTGTCCTTTGTGCCACCATCAGTAACATTTCAGCCGACTTTGTTAAAGTAAGTATTCCAAAATAAGAGCTATTCTGCAAACCAAGCTAATaataacgataattgtttaTTCTTAACAGCTATGTCAATCGCCACAGAGACACCACTTATGCTATATCATTTCCCGAGGTGGGCAAATGGCCCATACATGTACAAATATCTCATTACGCCACCGTGTGTTGCAGACGTTTGGATCGTATTGGTAGTCATGGGCGCAAGCAGGCGAAAAAGCCTACGGACGATGAAGTGGAACAAGCTAGGGTATGGGTTTTCtcttgattttaataattctgtataaatttgtatgggtttttttgtgttttttttcagaATCAAATTTTACGCAATAGCATGTTTGGCAATACTTTGGAGGAGGTAATGCAATTGCAAAAGGATAAATTTCCATTCCGCAAATTGCCGTGGATACAAACAACGCTATCGGAACATGTAAGTTGTGAAATGATTTGTAATAAATTGCGGACTAAGTATAATAATTCAGTAAAGCTGaggaaatgtttgaaaattacttttttattgaatgagtTTTTAGTTACTAAAAACTAATACTAGTTATCCTTCAATCTAGACACCAGAGgtttgactggtgaatttaataAGGGATCATTAAGCTTCCCACCACTAAATATCCCTAATTCAGTAAAACCGAGGAAAcgtttgaaaaatcactggttTTTAGAGTTAATGAAGGGTAAAGTCGATAGTCACTAAAAACTACTACTGGTTACACTTCAATCTACATGCCAGAgtagaatttaataataaaatattaagctaTCCACCCCTCCACCACCACTAAATGCTCTAATTCAGTAAAACGGAGAAAACGTTTGAAAAATCACTAGTTTTTAAAGAGAATCAAGGGTTAAGACTTGAGTCACTAAAAACTACTACTAATTACCCTCGTTCCCACGACAATTGGATCTCCGTTCCGGAACGACCCGAATCATATTCGGCCAAAGATTGTCAACTCAGCGACAGCTGTACAAACCGAAAGTTTTTTCCCCAGGTGAGCAAAACATGTCGGCAATTTTGCTCAAAATCCTTTTAATTATAGCCGGCGTTGAACAGAATCCAGGTCCCAGTATTTGGCTCTGTTCAATATGTCAACAACGCATAATGCGTAACACCACCTCAGTACAATGCACCGTTTGTAATAACTGGTGTCACCTGAAAAGGTGCTCAGGACTCACCAGTCACCGCGACTGGAACCCCAGCTTCGTAGGATCTTGTTGTAGTACGCAGCCTCAAAACCCCAGCACTACCCCCATAATTACGATCCCACAATCCCGTGTCCAAACTCCACCCCCCGGACAAAATTTTGTCCAATCCCCAACCCCCGGACACAGCAGACCCTGTTCAAATCAATGGACATGTTCTGTCTGTCAGGACGTAATTAGAAGGAATATAACATCAATTCAGTGCAATGGCTGTAAAAATTGGTGCCATATGAGAAGATGCTCTGGATTACGCTCGCACAAGGACTGGAGTAATAGCTTTTTAGCCCCCTGTTGCATAAACATACCCCCGGCGACAGTTGCCACCCCAGCCACACCTGTGCAATTCACCCCGCACAGTGTTGTGCAGACACCCCAACATCTGCCTCTACTACAACAACAAACCCCGGCGAGAACTCCACCTCAACTGCCAAGTATATTAAATATACCACCCCATCAGCACCATACCCGGCGGCCTTTGCATATCGGGGATTCCCAAGTATCGTTTAAGATCATGCAGTTAAACTGTAATGGTCTTAGAAATAAGGTCGTGGAAATCACCAATTTTATGCATGTTAATAACATCCTCATTGCCGCCATTCAAGAAACGAAGCTAACCAGGGATTGTAGACTCTCGGCTTCCAGTGATTACAACATCATTCGGAAAGACAGGGAACGTGATCATGGTGGTGGCCTTGCTTTTATCATAAAGCGAAGCGTCAATTATACGTTGACAGTACCACCCCCCTCCCCCTCTCCTGACCCCTACCTGGAAGTAATGAGCATCTCAATAAAAACTGGAGATATTGAGTTAGAAATTGTCAATGTATATATTCCACCCGTAAACAGCATTGGGACTAGTTATCATCCCAGCATAGCACACCTTTTGCAAGGAGATAACAGAATAATACTTGGTGATTTCAATGCTCACCACGAGAGTTGGTACTCCCAGCTACCAAACGATCCACGCGGTATTTCATTATCAGACCAGATAGACGACTCGGACTTCGCTGCAATTAACGAAGACCTCTCTACGAGAATAACTGCTCGATGTTCAAGCTCCCCAGACATTTCCATCGTCTGCATGTCGCTTCTTGCCCATACCACCTGGCAAGCCCAAACGGCATTAAACTCCGATCACATCCCTATCTTGATCACAGTAGAGAAGTCTAGCGACTTTGTGGAGCCAGATAAGCGCACGTTCGTTAACTACAACAAAGCTGACTGGCACAGCTTTACGAACTACATAGACGATACACTACGTCACTTGCCGCCCCCCACATGTGCCAGAAGGGGTGAAGCAATCTTTAGAAAGATAGTCCTTCAGGCGGTAAGGCGCTTTATCCCCGCAGGAAGAATACCAAATATTAGACCAAATTTTCCATCACAGGCAGCACGATTGGCTCAGGAACGCGATCTCCTGCGTGCTAGCAATCCAGCTAATGAGCAAATTGAGCAGTTGACGGCTGAAATTGACTTTATCGTCGACGAACATCGCCGCAACAAATGGTTGGACCACCTGAATCATTGCTCAACAGACTCTAAATCGCTATGGTCTACTATCAAAAGTCTAACTGGAAACAATAATAGAAATCAAAACCTCGCTGCTATTGCGTTTAATAACTTGCAACATACAGATGCCAAGAAATGCGCAACACAATTCTGCAGGCAATTTATAGAACACCCCGCCACGCAGAGCCGGACCAAAAGGACTATAGTTCGGAGAACTAAGAATCTTACTCGAGATCCTCAGCCACGCTCCTTCACCTCCTGTGAAGTCGAGTTCATTATCTCCAAATCGAAACCTTCTAAAGCTCTAGGTCCGGATGGTATCTCAATGATAATGCTAAAGAAGCTCGGTAAAGTAGGTCTGGAATATCTCACCCACCTTCTGAATCTCTCGATTCACCATTTGGTGATTCCAGATATCTGGAAAGTGGCTCGAGTTATCCCAATTCTAAAACCGGAAAAATCAGCTACCCTAGGAGAATCATACCGCCCCATCTCCTTATTGTCACCAATAGCAAAGATTTTAGAATCCCTACTATTACCCACCCTGAAAGAGCATTTCCCGCTCGCCACACATCAACATGGATTCAGGGAAGCGCATAGCACAACAACGGCTCTAACTCAGATAACCTCCCAGATCGCCAATGGCCTCAATCAGCAACGACCGTGTCAACGTACCATCGTCGCCGCACTGGATTTATCCAAGGCATTCGATACGGTCGATCACTCGATACTGATTAATGACATCGTGAACTCCACACTCCCAAATGATGTCAAACGCTGGATAGCCAACTATCTATGTGGAAGACATGCGTTTGTAGAGTTCAGAGGCCAGAAATCAAAATACCGCAAGATAAAGATGGGCGTGCCACAAGGAGGAGTACTATCACCGATGCTCTTCAACATATATCTTGCCAAGCTACCTGAACCCCCCCCAAATGTCTCTATGGTGTCGTATGCAGATGATTGCACTATTATTTCATCAGGTGTCAACATCGACGACATAAGTGCCAAAATTACCCGATACCTGGCCACCATAACAGACTTTTTTCAGGAACGCAAACTCAGGTTATCTGCTCCGAAATCCTCGGTGTCCCTTTTCACCTCTTGGACTAAAGAAGTAAGGACGGCGCTCAACATCTCAGTCGAAGGTCGAACTATCCCCACGGTTCAAAACCCGAAAATTTTAGGGGTAGTCTTCGACAGCCTCCTTCACTTTTCAAGGCACGCAACCTACATCAACCAAAAGGTTaaaaataggaacaaggtccttAAAGCTCTAGCTGGCACCTCTTGGGGCATGAACAAAGAGACGATTGTAGCGACATACAAGGCAATTGGTCGCTCTCTTCTCAACTATGCTGCCCCAGTATGGACCTCTTTCCTCAGTGACACCCAATGGCGAGGTTTACAAACGGCCCAAAATAATGCTCTCCGGATCGCAACCGGTTGTGTCAAGATGACGAATGTGGATCATCTACATGAGGAGACCAGGTTACTGTCGGTCAGACAACATAATGTGTTGTTGACTAGACAGTTCCTGTTGACATGCCATCTGCCGAGTCACCCCAACCATCAGATTCTGATGCAGGATCCTCTTCCCCGACACATCCGGATGGACTTTCGACACTTTCGCAGCGACATCCAAGACGTCATACCATCGGACGTCGACAGATTGTCTATTGCAAGTGCTCGGAAATTGTTGCATCAAACGGCGGTTACTGAAGCCATTAATGGCTACACATGCAACAGAGTCCTAAATGAACACCCCCCTGCGATATCGGATTGTGAGAGACAATTACCAAGGCATACAA
The nucleotide sequence above comes from Calliphora vicina chromosome 1, idCalVici1.1, whole genome shotgun sequence. Encoded proteins:
- the RhoGAP93B gene encoding uncharacterized protein RhoGAP93B isoform X1 — its product is MSSSCERCVIEWVEIIEPRTKEHMYANLTTGECVWDPPEDVPIKRTDSSQWWELFDTNTQRFYYYNAASQKTVWHRPSKCDIIPLAKLQTLKQNTDPSDRREISTQTLQQQLLQQQQQQQQQQHHQSSQHSSPSMPKIRSSSQRGNSSHHNLHTQNSNTSTTGSAGSGGGGSRAGDGGSIGGTNKRSSAGLPLHASSEEKLTTEILSSPRGRQSFRVGTGDSSRSMDMQQISTSSRRSQDSYNHVRESGKSSDSSLSSIHGYRRFNDDHIGGGGGGLNSSGMVGGGGVVGTNESLRVGSLQKHRSRKEGSSGGSFDVLQESISSHNIPHVSSSSQRQHRSSEMSSPTMHTPQTKKKISPDAHHLQQYPQTSPSPQQPIFNSQQRSLVSGGGGSTTGSVGSKSSTSTRQTMEYGGSDRERDFKVSLARSGSFMSSSINPSAAGHHSKSYRRSAAETANGVGVSPASAACIVGGGNGGNGGAASDDSMHEKYFKSVENTPLSRRRHTTTPKGSSGAASASSGHGTGGSAGSNMKHSSDSSPQSPISPHSNKNKPLKASPNIMSERGTPLLHSPGGHSICSVQQPPSSSSHSHHKQDSSCSLELLNLDRLSLREGAGGVVGVLGERMGSNKTTSPHLSDITGHVTATNNITSKNFPSSDNIGLLTHSSRGSNDSRGKHKSSNTGSWSQPQDNRSRGHNSLSLDKQSRHSNDYYHHDNKRNSRKAKERHHHLHADNSDVEYDNGNISPLYSNWDSEMQEHLLPLKHYIIEQAKLSGRYVFGDPIDSDSYHSDSQSEQSLSGHEPDNEDSDGGSDTHGGYLEHNYGMIEDYANMGDSVSYYAYQYPPYDPAAREEISDNVEAVLEGIGSDVNSQKSKQPTRYQYYDTATTHTPSTLNQQQSTHHFSTAQQQPHHLLTAQQQPQQLYSNAPPLPPGHPSASASHHHLQLDGSDKSKQSQTLPSPNRQISRIAQNSQDSGTGIGGRLPMPPPPPHPYTKEGETNVSNMVGGSMMRRPLPPPNLKPTIQQIFPPSERAPQGLGGMPTLACMKECDIEKFAADNLNLHSKGIFRKKSSVRDMLSWTSEAISRPMLALSRDKTDKKIAIELFKLVQIYMGDRKARAGMSLNSVAIDIITAALPQQQLRDELYVQLCRQTTENPKRDSLIRGWELMAICLSFVPPSVTFQPTLLNYVNRHRDTTYAISFPEVGKWPIHVQISHYATVCCRRLDRIGSHGRKQAKKPTDDEVEQARNQILRNSMFGNTLEEVMQLQKDKFPFRKLPWIQTTLSEHVLQLNGKQTEGIFRVSADVDEVNTLKSRLDRWDVPEFKNTMDAHAPASLLKLWYRELYDPLIPDELYDECVNTEDPDKAKAIVDRLPELNKLVLTYLIHFLQQFSHSDVVSATKMDSSNLAMVFAPNCLRCMSDDPKVILENARKEMSFMRTLIQHMDTTHVANLM